The sequence AAAGCGAGCTTCCCTCGCTGGTAAAGCACCACCACATCCCAGCTCGTGATGACTGTTGGTTGGACTACCCCAGGCGGGAGGTTGCCCAGCCcctgggagcagagagagaacaACCCCTCAGACCCTTTGGTCCTGAATGGCAGCGTACAATGCTTGGGCAGAGGTGGAGAGGTTCCAGGTGCTTCTGGATGCATGAGAGGCTACAGAACTTTTACAGGCGAGCAGCGCTTATGGGGTCACTGCACCCTACGTAAGAAAAGCAAACCCATAAAGGCGTCTCACTTTGAACCTCGGGGTACTTCATCAGCAGCAAGATGGCCCACTGCAACGTCGTGGATGTCGTCTCCGTGCCAGCCATGAGCAGGTCGAGCGCAGAGGCCAATACATTCGCGTCATGAAAAAgtgtattgcttttattttcctcctttagggaaacaaaaatttaaaaaaacactgctGTCAGCACGGAAAGAGAGAACTGGGAGAGGTGACCTAGTCTTCGGAGACATTACAGCGGGGTGCATGTGAATTACAAGTGCCCAGATGCACCGCACTGACATACCGTTACAGAAAGGCTTCAGTTTACAGCAGAAATATTTCCGCACTTTGAGATTCTGCCCCCCAACGACGAACTAATTGGACTAGTTCATTGATTTTCTACCATCACATGACATTTATCTGCTCTGGGCAGTGGTTATCTGCTTGACTCTGGGCTTCCGTCCCCTGCTTGTGGATCCTGAGAAGGCGGAAAGTTGATGAGAGGTGCAGGACCATGCTTTCCCAGGCAGCTGGAATTTGTCTAGGTGCGTGCCAGGCGCCACAGGGAAGCCACGAAGGGCACCACCGGCACATCAGCTCTGCCGTCCCTGCTTCGCGCTGCCGATGGGAACCTCGCCTGTTCCTGTGTGCAACAGCGGAGGCACGAGGCATCGAGCCCAAGCACCCATCCCGCCCACCACCCCGCCCAAGGACACGGATGCTCGGAGAAGGCGAATACGGACTGGTCCTTCCTTGCTCTGCTCCCACACTATCCCTGCTGTTGGTAAAGCCACTGCGTGGGAGCTGGTGACGCGTCTGCACAAACGCAACGGCAACTTCTGCGTCTCTAGGACTGGGCATCTCTTGCCTCTTCCCATGCCCGCAGGGAGGGATGCGTCGGCCTGGAGTGCGTTGGAAAAACCCCATTACCTCCCTCTCGCGctccagcaaggagggaaaagaCCACAGCTAACACCTGAGGACGAGTTTTACACATTCATGCAATGCAGTCTAGGTaattatttcttgcttttcccGCAGCATGCTGCATTTAGCATATTGCAATAGGAGGATGTTTACTCCAAACTTAAGTATTTTCACATAGACCGTGGTAGAGCATGTTCATTAGACAAGCAACACAGACCATCTCTGTGTAAGATCCTGCACTAGGAATCGTCAGATTGTTAAAATACCTCTTGTTTGAATACCAATGCATCGATGTAGCTCATCAGGTTGTTTTTATTAAgactttctttgctttccttgatGCTCTTCATTAAGATCGCACACACCTCTTCTACTTTTTTCAGGATCACCTTGTGAGGTTTGAGGAGAAATCCAAGGAATGGGTAGAaattaaataactgaaaagaaaaaaatcacagaaaaaaaattaaattcaccCCTTACCTTGTAAAACTCAAATGTTATAGTGGAGAAATCGTTTATGTGAGGAACCAAATGAAATGTGATTGGAATCTCTCTTTTTGGGTAACTAAAAAaattttaatgtataaaaatGCCTCCTCTTATTAAAAGTTCTCTATGGAAATGAATGGAGCCTATCAGACTTGTCTAGACAAAGCCTATAAGCacgaatttaaaaaaatacaattaaggGAAAGTGATAGTAAACTCACAAAAcaatgaaattacattttaaaagaggTAATAAAGCAAAAAGATAAAGCATTACGCGTTATGCAAAGAAAACTCCAAATGTTTAGCGAGCCAGAATACTTATGTTTTAAAGTTGTTAGATCATCATTTTTAACCTTCACATGAATTATAAATCAATTACGCTGAGCTCTCAGCATCGTTAAATTTCACAGCACGATAAACAGTTGCATTTTATGGGCAGGGGGGTTACTTACACCATTTCTCAATGTTATAAATAAACGGGCTGCAGAATAAGATTCACAAATCTCTTGCTCTTGCTAACGGGttataatttttgttgttttctgcaaAACCTAGACCTGCCGTAGAGATCAAAATAAAAGGGATGTTGTACTATTGTAAATTGTAACTATTGTAAACAGCTCTCATTCAGGTAATAAACCCATcagtttggttcttttttcttttttttttaacagctttttggATTATGTTCAATATTACCTTAAGTAACTAATGCTCTATTCCTTGTGATGGAGGATTAAGTGTAACAAGAGCTCCTGGCTCAGGTGAGAGCCTCGCAGTTGGAAGACTCCCTTTGTGCAGCCCCGTCGAGCCGGTGTTGATTTAATGCCGCGTCAGGCGGCGTGAGAGGTCCGTATATAACGTCTGCAGCTCTGTACTTTGTACTACAACTCTGTAGCTTCACTAATTTCTTAATTAGCAAGAGACCAAAACCTAGTAACCCTCAAATACACGTCCCTTAGACAAGAGGTTACTTCTGGGATGTTCACACAGCAATCAGCAGAAAATAACTGGAATGAGCCTGGCTATTTTTCGTTGCACCCGCACAGATAAAGTCATTATATCAGTAGTTTTATCACTGCTGTGATAAAAACAGCATCTCAGCCCAGGGCCACCATGTGATACTGGACCTCCACCACAAGAGGTtttcatgaaggaagaaaaacgCAAAACAAAGAAtcttgtccctgcccagggcaggggggttggactagatgatctttaaaggtcccttccgaccccagccattctatgattcttacgTCTCCGTAACCCTAAAGATTCGCCAAAACCAATCCGTAATAGTAAGTCAGCTCGACCTACCAACTCCGAAGAGACACTGAGCATCTCAGCAGAGGGTACCTTACATGCAAGAACGGAGAGCCAAGAAGGTGCATAACTTCATCTATGAGTCTTAACAGAGTGAGATACGTCGGGTCTTCATAATCAAACCTCTTCCCAAAGAGAATAGCAAAGGTGATGTTGGTGGGGGCCATATTCAAAAACCGTAACTTGAAAGGTCCACCTAGAAATGAACAAAATCATTAACTGTATTGGTCATTTCTGCAGCAACCCAGAGCTCTTCAAGTGGCTTTGTAAAGTAGCATGAAACGCTCGATGCCGTCTCCAGCTCACCTTTGAAGGATTTGATCAACTCAATGAGAAACTGAAGCTCCTCAAGCATCCTTTCTTCTCCAAGATGCTTCCCCATGCCAAGATCCCGCATGGTGGCTACGGTGAACCGCCGTGTCTTCTTCCAGAGCTCTCGAGAAGAAAAGAACACACCTACGGAGGGATTGCATGCCCTGTTTGCCAAGGCGGTACGGGATTTTCTCAGAAACACCGAAAGCACAGCCAGGGAGCACAGACATTTTTCATCCTGGTGGAGCCTGCTTGGGAGAGGACTGGGAGGGTCTGTGGGGGGCTGCCTTGGGAAAGCACGGCCCCTGGGAGGTTCAGGAGGGCAGGCAGCAATATTTCAAACGGTTGGGTGCTGTTCACCCCAAAGCTCTGGGTTTGGCTCATTTATAGCTTTGTCTCTTTGCAGCCATAGGCAGTAAAAAGCTCTGTGCGTGGTATTTGTCTCCGGCTGACTcgtttttccttagaaaaatgaCCCAGCTGTTTCAGAGAGCAAGGCGAGGAGCAGGTGACACCGCTCCGTCCCTGTCGTGAACAGGACAAACGATTTCCCTGAACAACTCCTGTTTTGGAGGATGAGCTGTATAGTGTGCAGGGGGACgaggggggcgggcagggaggcaCCTTTGCtggaatccccccccccccagctggcTGACCCATCCGCCAAAGAAACGCTCAGCCAAGAGGGCACGGAGGTGTTTGGGTACAACGCAGAAATCCTCCCTTCCCAGGAGGGCTTCCAGGGCTGAACATAGTCTGCATCCTCGTACGGCGGCTGGGAAGGCAGCGCAGTGCACCCTTCCTCACACGGGGCCTCACTCatacaaaaagataaaaaaaaaaaaaaaccccacaggctGTATGCATTATATACATATTAGGTCATCACATCTTTTCCTTTCAGCCCTGGATTATTCCCTTCATTGTTTTTCAATGTCTAGTCTTGGGCAATGTATTACTTTCTAACATGCAATTCAGAAACACGCCAAAAATCTGTTTACAGAAGTAATTGTTTGAGGTACAAATAGCCCGTGCTGTTGCACTCTTGCCAGTTCTTGCAGTCCGTATCATGAGTCATGCGTGATCCACACTTTGTCTGAACTCCCACTAACTGTAGGAAAGAGATTGCATAAGGACCGCAGCCTTCACGttgtgaaaaataatttccttccctCTGCGCTGAAAAAAACTCACCCTTGAAATGTGACCCAAGTGCCACTAAAAGCAAAAAACTGATAAGGCAAATAAGAAAAtccccagaaatatttttcttaagaaaataaacaactGCCCCCAAGCCCCacaaaatgcagccctcgacgaTAAGGACACAGACCAAGACTCTTAAATATTGTCGCAACTGAAACAACACATTTGAGAAACAGCATTGCAAGCACGTCCTTAACTTCTCGACCTGCCAGTACCGTTTCCGTGTTGGATGTGGTAGAATATGGGTATGGCTGGTCTGTCCGCAAACACATCCGCCGTGTTCAGAAGGGCGTCCTTTACTGCCTCGTAGCCGGTCAACACCACCACCCTCTGGAATCCCAAATGGACGGTGAACACGGGGCCATATTTCTCTGAAATCTAGAAGGTGAGAAAAATCACAGCATAGAAGTTGTCAGTGGGAGCAGCATGTCCTGCTAGGGCGGCCGAAGAGttgccttccctcctccttctgcGGCCAGAGGGCTGGAGGGAAGGCAGACATAAATCCCCGAGACACCGAAACGAAAGAGGAATCAAAGCAAATAAACGCTGGTGTGTTAAACCCAACAGCTTCCATAAAACTACTGTTTTCCTGAGCTGGGTGGACTCAGGTTGGCCCAGTGGGTTAAGGAGGCAGAAGGTAACGAGGCACTTTGGACACCACCAGCAGCATAAAAGCATCACCAAGACAGCTATGGAGCTGTAGCGCGAACGACCACCACGAGAAgttaaataaaagctttgttgTCATTAATGCAAAGAGGTATGTAATATGATTCCccgaggatggatggatggatgaaggcATAAGGAACGACTGCTCTTTCAACTTGCCTTAGGAAATTACAATACCGCACTCCGCTTTTTATTCCTGCTACACCGCAGTTTCCAAGCCACTGCACAGCAGGACTTTAGGGTGAGATCTGAGGTACCAGGAGCTCTCTGGAGGCTCACAAACATGGTCCTGCCAGGCCTTACGAGGAACTCAGACTTGACCGAGAGGAAGGGAGTTGAAACTGCATAAAGCCATCGTGAGATCAACCCTGGTGTCCCATAAAAGGAGACCAGTTCTGGCAACGTAAATCAGAGGAGGCTCCAAAGCTTAGCAACCCCTCCTGCTGTACCAAAGCCAACAGGTAGCCCCGGCAGATTT is a genomic window of Rissa tridactyla isolate bRisTri1 chromosome 8, bRisTri1.patW.cur.20221130, whole genome shotgun sequence containing:
- the LOC128914146 gene encoding cytochrome P450 2W1-like, with amino-acid sequence MAALTPLFICGVCALLLSAALYVFKVFKQSALNLPPGPFPLPIVGNLHLLDMRRQDKSLMKISEKYGPVFTVHLGFQRVVVLTGYEAVKDALLNTADVFADRPAIPIFYHIQHGNGVFFSSRELWKKTRRFTVATMRDLGMGKHLGEERMLEELQFLIELIKSFKGGPFKLRFLNMAPTNITFAILFGKRFDYEDPTYLTLLRLIDEVMHLLGSPFLHLFNFYPFLGFLLKPHKVILKKVEEVCAILMKSIKESKESLNKNNLMSYIDALVFKQEEENKSNTLFHDANVLASALDLLMAGTETTSTTLQWAILLLMKYPEVQNKVHAEIEQVLGPDCLPAFEDRKKMPFTNAVIHEVQRFVTLLPHVPRCTSVDTHFKGYFIPKGTTVIPLLASVLLDKTQWETPDEFNPNHFLDVDGNFVKKKAFLPFSTGRRNCIGESLATMELFIFFTGLIQKFTFKPPPGVKESELDTTAEAGFTMRPHPQCACAVLRQ